A part of bacterium genomic DNA contains:
- a CDS encoding Maf family nucleotide pyrophosphatase, giving the protein MRIIDTIVLASASPRRAALLASAGVRVTVLPSGIGESRRPGEPPERYVRRLAGAKARDAASKAHARFFIGADTIVLAGGAVLEKPADVEEAARMLRRLSGQVHDVLTGYEVYDRTEDRAVGGAVSTRVRFKALSDEEIEAYVATGEPLDKAGAYGVQEGAAYMVEQIDGSYTNVVGLPLTEVVEALVRLGAVAW; this is encoded by the coding sequence ATGCGCATCATCGACACCATCGTGCTCGCGTCGGCGTCTCCGCGCCGCGCGGCGCTCCTGGCGTCCGCCGGCGTGCGCGTGACGGTCCTGCCCAGCGGGATCGGCGAGTCGCGCCGGCCGGGAGAGCCCCCCGAACGATACGTCAGACGGCTGGCCGGGGCCAAGGCGCGCGACGCCGCGTCGAAGGCGCACGCCCGGTTCTTCATCGGCGCCGACACGATCGTCCTCGCCGGCGGGGCGGTGCTCGAGAAGCCGGCGGACGTGGAGGAGGCGGCGCGGATGCTGCGCCGGCTCTCCGGACAGGTCCACGACGTGCTCACGGGGTACGAAGTCTACGACCGGACCGAAGACCGCGCGGTCGGTGGCGCCGTCTCCACGCGCGTCCGGTTTAAGGCGCTCAGCGACGAAGAGATCGAGGCGTACGTGGCCACCGGCGAACCGCTGGACAAGGCTGGCGCCTACGGGGTGCAGGAAGGCGCGGCGTACATGGTGGAGCAGATTGACGGGTCGTACACCAACGTGGTGGGGCTGCCGCTGACCGAGGTGGTCGAGGCGTTGGTGCGGCTCGGCGCGGTGGCGTGGTGA
- a CDS encoding D-2-hydroxyacid dehydrogenase, producing the protein MDKVCVLIASYLEPEHVDRIAATPGIEVIYEPALLPKPRYQADHHGAPLRRTPEDERRWRGYLAQAEVLFDFDFTNLESLLELAPNVRWVQATSAGIGQLMVRTGFVRSSVVFTTASGIHATPLAEFCLWAMLGFAKDAPRLAREQAAHHWERYCGRELRGTTVGIIGLGQVGREVARLSRAVGMRVIATRRTAPSGRDADADEWVPASELTRLLRVSDTVVVCTPQTPETEGLLGERELRSMKPGALFINIGRGVVVDEPALIAALRDGHLVGAALDVFAQEPLPATSPLWDMPNVIVSPHSASTADSENAKLTDLFCENLRRYVQREPLLNVFDRERLY; encoded by the coding sequence ATGGACAAGGTGTGCGTGCTGATCGCATCCTACCTAGAGCCCGAGCACGTCGACCGCATCGCGGCGACGCCCGGGATCGAGGTAATCTACGAGCCGGCGTTGCTGCCGAAACCCCGCTATCAGGCCGACCATCATGGTGCTCCGCTCCGCCGGACGCCCGAGGACGAGCGGCGGTGGCGCGGGTACCTCGCGCAGGCCGAGGTGCTCTTCGACTTCGACTTCACGAACCTCGAGTCGTTGCTCGAACTTGCGCCGAACGTGCGGTGGGTCCAGGCTACGAGCGCGGGCATCGGGCAGCTCATGGTGCGAACCGGGTTCGTGCGCAGTTCGGTGGTGTTCACAACCGCGAGCGGCATCCACGCGACGCCGCTCGCCGAGTTCTGCCTGTGGGCGATGCTGGGGTTTGCGAAAGACGCCCCCCGATTGGCCCGCGAGCAGGCCGCGCACCATTGGGAGCGGTACTGTGGCCGGGAGTTGCGCGGCACGACCGTGGGGATCATCGGGCTCGGTCAAGTCGGGCGGGAGGTCGCGCGGCTGAGCCGTGCCGTTGGGATGCGCGTGATCGCGACGAGGAGGACGGCTCCGTCCGGCCGCGACGCGGACGCCGACGAGTGGGTGCCGGCCTCCGAACTGACGAGGCTGCTGAGGGTGTCTGACACGGTGGTGGTGTGCACCCCGCAGACTCCCGAAACCGAGGGGCTGCTCGGCGAGCGTGAGCTCCGGAGCATGAAACCGGGGGCATTGTTCATCAACATCGGTCGGGGCGTGGTGGTCGACGAACCGGCCCTGATCGCGGCGCTGCGCGACGGGCACCTTGTGGGCGCGGCGCTCGACGTCTTCGCCCAGGAGCCGCTGCCGGCGACGAGCCCGCTGTGGGACATGCCCAACGTGATCGTGAGCCCCCATTCGGCGAGCACCGCGGACAGCGAGAATGCGAAGTTGACCGATCTCTTTTGCGAGAACCTCAGGCGGTACGTGCAGCGCGAGCCCCTGCTGAACGTGTTCGACCGGGAACGGCTCTATTAG
- a CDS encoding HU family DNA-binding protein, with protein sequence MTKAQFAARLAEKLSSRDKTVSKAEAGRIVDEITGLVTTVLKKGDKVRFPGFGSFRVSKRKARIARNPQTGEPVRVPARTVPRFTAAKELKAAIK encoded by the coding sequence ATGACGAAAGCACAGTTCGCGGCGCGGCTCGCCGAGAAGCTGTCTTCGAGAGACAAGACGGTCAGCAAGGCGGAAGCCGGGCGCATTGTGGACGAGATCACGGGTCTCGTGACGACGGTCCTCAAGAAGGGCGACAAGGTCCGGTTCCCAGGGTTTGGGAGCTTCCGCGTGTCCAAGCGGAAGGCGCGGATCGCCCGAAACCCGCAGACCGGCGAACCCGTGCGTGTGCCCGCGCGGACCGTGCCCCGCTTCACGGCGGCGAAAGAGTTGAAGGCGGCCATCAAGTAG
- a CDS encoding 2-oxoacid:acceptor oxidoreductase subunit alpha, whose translation MTVNQMKLLVGGVQLRDGVSTVADLIGRILTRAGLCVLGVERGFASTIYGAHQYDPLMISATPPVSWGDQAVDVLVGLDYDSNPDVAQQPNRDTISQHGRQLVGGGVLLYDSSGAPVPTDALQARGVHVFAIPARDIAVRDLRKEVVKNIIMTGALFRLLEFDEDERWLRQLLEQRFGRKGPAVVNLNLEAARRGRALVEEILKERGHDSVGYRLEPVPGARPAVYISGNEALSIAAIQAGIRFYAGYPITPASGILEYMGAHLPDYGGRVLQGANERESIRAALGASATGVLSMIGTSGPGLSLKVEEIGASGTTETPLVIVDAMRAGPSTGMPTKSEQGDLALVTGGGHGEIPRIVLAPSTIDECYTLMHEAVRLSDRYQCPVFFLTDLNLSEGLMTVPESVFRQTSGPVERHVAAEADVRRERYLRYRLTETGISPRLVPGQRGGISKISSTEHDEFGFVTTDPAMRVAQMDKRMRKLQTYLREDVKPPQVYGELGRGPTLVGWGGTKLVLLDARNRLRAEGVDAAVVHFTHLWPFPTYLAKPLLDTGHPVVVCEHNYTGQFADVIQAHCLVPVRRVLKYNGRALYPSEIVRAVREVTHNGAVAVRLGGKEPVMVEVSIDA comes from the coding sequence ATGACTGTCAACCAAATGAAGCTGCTGGTCGGCGGCGTGCAGCTTCGCGATGGCGTGTCCACGGTCGCCGACCTCATCGGTCGAATCCTCACCCGTGCTGGACTGTGCGTGCTCGGCGTTGAACGGGGTTTCGCCTCGACGATCTACGGCGCGCATCAGTACGATCCGTTGATGATCTCGGCGACGCCCCCGGTCTCGTGGGGCGACCAAGCCGTCGACGTGCTCGTCGGCCTCGACTACGACAGCAATCCGGACGTGGCTCAACAACCCAACCGCGATACGATTTCACAGCATGGCCGGCAACTGGTCGGCGGCGGGGTGCTGCTCTACGACAGTTCGGGCGCTCCGGTGCCGACGGACGCCCTCCAAGCGCGCGGGGTGCACGTTTTTGCGATCCCGGCCCGCGACATCGCGGTGCGCGACCTTAGGAAGGAAGTCGTCAAGAATATCATCATGACCGGCGCGCTGTTCCGTCTGCTTGAGTTCGATGAAGACGAGCGATGGTTGCGGCAGCTGCTCGAGCAGCGGTTCGGGCGCAAAGGTCCGGCGGTCGTGAACCTGAACCTCGAAGCGGCGCGCCGCGGACGGGCGCTCGTCGAGGAGATCTTGAAGGAGCGCGGACATGACTCCGTCGGCTACCGTCTGGAGCCGGTTCCCGGCGCGCGCCCGGCGGTCTACATCAGCGGCAACGAGGCGCTGTCGATCGCGGCGATCCAAGCGGGCATCCGGTTCTACGCGGGGTATCCGATTACACCGGCGTCGGGCATCCTGGAGTACATGGGTGCACACCTGCCGGACTACGGCGGCCGGGTGCTGCAGGGTGCCAACGAGCGCGAGTCGATCCGGGCGGCGCTCGGCGCCAGCGCGACCGGGGTGCTGAGCATGATCGGAACGAGCGGTCCCGGCCTCTCGCTGAAGGTCGAGGAGATCGGCGCGTCCGGGACGACGGAGACCCCGCTCGTAATCGTCGACGCCATGCGCGCCGGGCCGTCGACCGGGATGCCGACGAAGAGCGAGCAGGGCGACCTGGCGCTTGTCACGGGCGGCGGCCACGGGGAGATTCCGCGGATCGTGCTCGCGCCGTCGACCATCGACGAGTGCTACACGCTCATGCACGAAGCGGTGCGGCTCTCCGACCGATACCAGTGTCCGGTGTTTTTCCTGACCGATCTCAACCTCAGCGAAGGCCTCATGACGGTGCCGGAGTCGGTGTTCCGGCAGACGTCCGGCCCGGTCGAGCGCCACGTGGCCGCGGAGGCCGACGTCCGCAGGGAGCGCTACCTACGCTACCGGCTCACGGAGACCGGAATTTCGCCGCGCCTGGTTCCGGGGCAGCGTGGAGGCATCTCCAAGATCAGCAGCACCGAGCACGACGAGTTCGGATTTGTGACGACCGATCCGGCGATGCGCGTGGCCCAGATGGACAAACGGATGCGCAAGCTGCAGACGTATCTGCGGGAGGACGTGAAGCCGCCGCAGGTGTACGGTGAGCTCGGGCGCGGGCCGACCCTCGTCGGCTGGGGCGGCACCAAGCTCGTGCTGCTGGATGCGCGCAATCGGCTCCGGGCGGAGGGGGTCGATGCCGCGGTCGTCCATTTCACGCACCTCTGGCCGTTCCCGACGTACCTCGCCAAACCCCTGCTCGATACTGGTCACCCGGTCGTGGTCTGCGAGCACAACTACACGGGGCAGTTTGCCGACGTGATTCAGGCGCACTGCCTGGTGCCGGTCCGGCGCGTGCTCAAGTACAACGGCCGTGCGCTCTATCCCTCGGAGATCGTCCGTGCCGTGCGGGAGGTCACCCACAACGGTGCGGTTGCGGTCCGGCTCGGCGGCAAGGAGCCGGTGATGGTCGAGGTGAGCATCGATGCCTGA
- a CDS encoding thiamine pyrophosphate-dependent enzyme, producing MPDATKPQPAKSIWEQNAAPRHRIQWCPGCGDYAVLNAVKAAVTALELTPPELLLVGGIGCSGQIRNYLNGNSFYGTHGGALAYALGAKMANPELTVVVMAGDGDTLAIGIENFVHVCRRDPDITLVIMNNGVYGLTKGQDSPSAGLGQADWKPSEEHPPFIDPVEVALTSGATFIAQSFSGDPKHAAQMMVEGVRHRGFAVVNDFSPCVTYNKFNTYDWFRAHVEPVPANHDPSSKDAAWDVIRDFQRRGKLPVGIVYRQPRVKGEAKRLPMWPQELAQAEIEPLLKRLR from the coding sequence ATGCCTGACGCGACCAAACCCCAACCAGCGAAGTCCATCTGGGAGCAAAACGCCGCCCCGCGACACCGCATCCAATGGTGCCCCGGCTGCGGTGACTACGCAGTGCTGAACGCGGTGAAGGCCGCGGTCACGGCGCTGGAGCTGACGCCGCCTGAGCTGTTGCTGGTCGGCGGCATCGGTTGCTCAGGGCAGATCCGCAACTATCTGAACGGCAACTCGTTCTACGGCACCCACGGCGGCGCGCTCGCGTATGCGCTCGGGGCGAAGATGGCGAATCCGGAGCTGACGGTCGTGGTGATGGCCGGTGACGGGGACACGTTGGCGATCGGGATCGAGAACTTCGTGCACGTCTGCCGTCGCGATCCCGATATCACCCTCGTGATCATGAACAACGGCGTGTACGGTCTGACGAAAGGGCAGGACTCCCCGTCGGCGGGGCTCGGCCAGGCCGACTGGAAGCCGTCGGAGGAGCACCCGCCGTTCATCGACCCCGTGGAAGTGGCGCTGACCTCCGGAGCGACGTTCATCGCGCAGTCCTTTTCTGGCGATCCCAAGCACGCGGCGCAGATGATGGTGGAGGGCGTGCGGCACCGCGGCTTTGCGGTGGTGAACGACTTCTCTCCGTGCGTCACGTACAACAAGTTCAACACGTACGACTGGTTCCGCGCGCACGTCGAACCGGTGCCGGCGAACCACGATCCGTCCAGCAAAGATGCGGCGTGGGACGTGATCCGGGACTTCCAGCGGCGCGGGAAGCTGCCGGTGGGAATCGTGTACCGCCAGCCGCGCGTGAAGGGGGAGGCAAAGCGCCTCCCGATGTGGCCGCAGGAACTCGCGCAGGCCGAGATCGAGCCGCTGCTCAAGCGGTTGCGCTGA
- a CDS encoding MFS transporter, protein MNTPQTPLRQPPARIGALTWGIAAASAVLLISGLRIIAIPEIPAVLVIALTTALLDHYPIHLDPTGELPLTPVITVATVVLFGWAPTLIGTAAGIAISFFRRPVRDVLGNGGDQLLALSAGGLVAYVAPPTGANVSDVLLAGAGYAVVRLVLSSAHLHIEEAITWPRAIRFQISATTFHMAAFTAAAAVAVWAVSNSPSLADRLLVPPLAATLTLQLYLPRILRGQEQRRALAAVSVLAAAVDARDPYTADHSAAVADLSRRVARILDLDEPEVHRVYLTGLLHDVGKTVIPLEILLKPGKLTNEEWRIMQSHVEAGVRIVESISGLAEIAPLVAGSHENFNGTGYPSKIAGDKIPLSSRINLVVDAYNALTTNRPYRAARSSDAAIQELEAHAGTQFDPRVVAAFRAALGYARGRRARPAAGEREPEPSARREPTWVALFRQPAFALLWTGQLVSFLGDEIFFIALTLWVYQLTGSATVLALTLITATVGQGLLGLLAGALADRMDRRGLMIASDLGRAALVAVLPFVLLRSLPAGFVVLVVLNVGTVFFRSAVYGLIPAVVPEDVLPTGTALLQTTERVAEIIGGVLGGAIVLTLGYHMVFYLDALSFVVSAVCVGLMPIAWRVGLATNAPKHLVTEIGEGLAYIRNTPIHLVLALLIVPGYLTLAFPALRAPMIIKAAGLPVVAYGIINSVIGVGKLASAVTLAATGRRWVNIPFVMVTFLLTGAAVALFGVTTAYPVLLVAAFLFGAGNIATNIANVAISLANAPSWIVGRLMASRQVFIAATTLLGMLVFGRLADVAGPQVSVVLLGVISVLGVLIVWIVAGRDLPGAAPPPPPVFRAPVEPTSVAARVDVPADPAAARPP, encoded by the coding sequence TTGAACACGCCCCAGACTCCCTTGCGGCAGCCGCCAGCGCGGATCGGGGCGTTGACGTGGGGCATCGCCGCTGCATCCGCGGTCCTGCTGATTTCTGGGCTGCGCATCATTGCGATCCCCGAAATCCCAGCAGTGCTCGTGATCGCGCTGACGACGGCGCTCCTGGATCACTACCCGATTCACCTCGATCCGACCGGGGAACTTCCGTTGACTCCGGTCATCACGGTTGCGACCGTTGTGCTGTTCGGATGGGCCCCCACCCTGATCGGCACCGCTGCCGGCATTGCGATCAGCTTTTTCCGCCGCCCCGTCCGGGATGTGTTGGGCAACGGCGGGGACCAACTCCTGGCGCTCAGCGCGGGCGGGCTCGTCGCGTACGTCGCCCCGCCGACCGGAGCGAACGTCTCGGACGTGCTCCTCGCCGGCGCGGGCTATGCGGTGGTTCGCTTGGTGCTGTCCTCGGCGCACTTGCACATCGAAGAGGCCATCACGTGGCCGCGCGCGATCCGCTTCCAGATCTCGGCGACCACGTTCCATATGGCCGCCTTCACGGCCGCAGCGGCAGTCGCCGTGTGGGCCGTGAGCAACAGCCCGTCGCTGGCGGACCGCCTGCTCGTGCCGCCGCTCGCCGCCACGCTGACGCTGCAGCTGTATCTGCCGCGCATCCTGCGCGGCCAGGAGCAACGCCGCGCGCTGGCCGCGGTCTCGGTCCTGGCGGCAGCCGTCGACGCGCGGGACCCGTATACGGCCGATCACTCCGCAGCCGTCGCGGACCTGTCGCGCCGCGTCGCGCGGATCCTCGACCTCGACGAACCCGAGGTCCACCGCGTCTATCTCACGGGACTATTGCACGACGTCGGCAAGACGGTCATCCCGCTGGAGATCCTCCTCAAACCGGGCAAGCTGACGAACGAGGAGTGGCGGATCATGCAGTCGCACGTCGAAGCCGGCGTGCGAATCGTGGAATCCATCAGCGGGTTGGCGGAGATCGCCCCGCTCGTGGCGGGGAGCCACGAGAACTTCAACGGCACCGGATATCCGTCGAAGATCGCGGGCGACAAGATCCCGCTGAGCTCCCGCATCAACCTCGTGGTGGACGCGTACAACGCCCTCACGACGAATCGCCCGTATCGGGCGGCCCGATCGTCTGACGCGGCGATCCAAGAACTCGAGGCGCACGCCGGCACCCAGTTTGATCCCCGGGTTGTCGCGGCGTTTCGCGCCGCCCTGGGGTACGCTCGGGGCCGGCGAGCGCGCCCGGCGGCCGGCGAGCGCGAACCTGAGCCGAGCGCCCGTCGCGAGCCGACCTGGGTCGCGCTGTTCCGGCAGCCGGCGTTCGCGCTACTGTGGACCGGGCAGCTCGTGAGCTTCCTCGGTGACGAGATCTTCTTCATCGCGCTGACGCTGTGGGTGTACCAACTCACCGGCTCCGCCACGGTCCTGGCGCTGACGCTCATCACCGCGACGGTCGGGCAGGGGTTGCTCGGCCTCCTCGCCGGCGCGCTCGCAGATCGTATGGACCGGCGCGGCCTCATGATCGCGTCCGACCTCGGGCGCGCGGCGCTCGTGGCGGTGCTCCCCTTCGTGCTGCTCCGATCGCTCCCGGCGGGTTTCGTCGTGCTCGTCGTGTTGAACGTGGGCACCGTGTTCTTCCGGTCCGCCGTGTACGGCCTGATCCCGGCGGTCGTCCCCGAGGACGTCCTGCCGACGGGCACGGCGCTGTTGCAAACGACCGAGCGGGTCGCGGAGATCATCGGCGGCGTGCTCGGCGGCGCGATCGTGCTTACGCTTGGCTACCACATGGTGTTCTATCTCGATGCACTGAGCTTTGTCGTCAGCGCCGTGTGCGTCGGGCTCATGCCCATCGCGTGGCGGGTTGGCCTCGCCACGAACGCACCCAAGCATCTCGTCACCGAGATCGGCGAGGGGCTCGCGTACATCCGAAACACCCCCATCCACCTGGTGCTCGCGCTCCTCATCGTGCCCGGGTACCTGACGCTCGCCTTTCCGGCGCTCCGCGCCCCGATGATCATCAAAGCCGCGGGGCTGCCGGTCGTCGCCTACGGCATCATCAACAGTGTTATCGGGGTCGGCAAGCTGGCCTCCGCCGTGACCCTTGCGGCGACCGGTCGCCGGTGGGTGAACATCCCCTTCGTCATGGTGACGTTCCTGCTGACGGGCGCAGCCGTCGCGTTGTTCGGGGTCACGACGGCGTATCCGGTCCTGCTCGTCGCTGCGTTCCTCTTCGGCGCCGGGAACATCGCGACGAACATCGCGAACGTCGCAATCTCGCTCGCGAACGCGCCGTCGTGGATCGTCGGACGGCTGATGGCCAGCCGGCAGGTGTTCATCGCCGCCACGACGCTGCTCGGCATGCTGGTGTTCGGCCGACTCGCGGACGTCGCGGGCCCGCAGGTCTCGGTCGTCCTGCTCGGCGTGATCTCCGTCCTGGGCGTGCTGATCGTCTGGATCGTCGCCGGGCGGGATCTGCCCGGCGCCGCCCCCCCTCCCCCGCCGGTCTTCCGCGCGCCGGTTGAACCAACGTCCGTCGCCGCGCGCGTCGACGTGCCCGCCGATCCGGCGGCCGCACGCCCGCCGTAA
- a CDS encoding HD domain-containing phosphohydrolase has product MRESFRNLPSSTQKFSIALPLVYLSLAGWAFPHSHLLVVAGLTAVFVGASLVRPIPNPSGGSIFPNNSVKIVAALIWSAPDVLLGVGIGSFLGLLVFRKNELWRASNNGAGWGLATTAAAFAGQVVASQFAPGLLRLIVAAIAIVVTNRVVNEGIFSIYRYQRLGFPFVATWRQNVLDQWASQILAAPMAIILAGTAIRLQNVWLSLGLTAVSAVALPIPRQELAYYHRSQQAVAEIVEAVVRVLEGVDPDARAHGDRIGALAAEVGRRFRMSEERIRSMSLAAQLHDVGLLAGQEGAESRDHHVTAGSRILARFPDPLVARIVEAHHERWDGTGIPTGKRGRRIPLATRILTAVETYDEICHGAYDGVAHSQRDAVAHLRTLAGSTLDPSVVEALVAVLGETRAEPVAAR; this is encoded by the coding sequence ATGCGAGAGAGCTTTCGCAATCTCCCATCCTCTACCCAGAAGTTCTCGATCGCACTTCCGTTGGTGTATCTCAGCCTTGCGGGATGGGCATTCCCGCACAGCCACCTTCTCGTGGTCGCAGGCCTCACGGCCGTCTTTGTCGGTGCGTCGCTCGTCCGGCCCATCCCCAATCCGTCGGGCGGCAGCATCTTTCCGAACAACAGCGTCAAGATCGTGGCCGCGCTCATCTGGTCCGCCCCGGATGTCCTGCTGGGCGTGGGGATCGGATCTTTCCTCGGGCTCCTCGTCTTCCGCAAGAATGAACTCTGGCGGGCCTCGAACAACGGAGCTGGTTGGGGTCTCGCCACGACTGCGGCGGCGTTCGCCGGACAAGTTGTCGCCTCGCAGTTCGCGCCCGGCTTGCTGCGCCTCATCGTGGCCGCGATCGCGATCGTCGTGACGAACCGAGTTGTGAACGAGGGGATCTTTTCTATCTACCGATATCAGCGGCTCGGGTTTCCGTTCGTCGCGACCTGGCGCCAAAACGTCTTGGACCAGTGGGCAAGCCAAATTCTCGCGGCACCCATGGCCATCATTCTGGCGGGAACCGCCATCCGTCTCCAGAACGTGTGGCTCTCGCTGGGGCTCACCGCGGTCTCCGCCGTTGCTCTGCCGATCCCTCGCCAGGAACTCGCCTATTACCATCGTTCCCAACAGGCCGTGGCCGAGATTGTAGAGGCGGTCGTACGCGTGCTCGAAGGCGTAGATCCCGACGCCAGGGCTCATGGCGATCGGATAGGCGCCCTCGCCGCCGAGGTCGGACGGCGTTTCCGGATGTCGGAGGAGCGCATCCGCAGCATGAGTCTCGCCGCGCAGCTACACGACGTCGGTCTGCTGGCTGGACAGGAGGGAGCGGAATCGCGGGATCATCACGTCACGGCTGGTAGCCGGATCCTCGCCCGATTCCCGGACCCTCTCGTCGCGAGGATTGTCGAGGCACATCATGAGCGATGGGATGGCACCGGGATCCCGACCGGGAAACGAGGACGGAGGATCCCGCTCGCGACCCGTATCCTCACGGCGGTTGAGACGTACGATGAAATCTGCCACGGCGCGTACGACGGCGTCGCCCACTCCCAGCGCGACGCAGTGGCGCACCTCCGGACGCTCGCCGGGAGCACCCTCGATCCCAGCGTCGTGGAGGCCCTGGTCGCGGTGCTTGGTGAGACGCGCGCGGAACCGGTGGCCGCGCGTTGA
- a CDS encoding FumA C-terminus/TtdB family hydratase beta subunit yields MTDDRPIEVTTPFGAAQADALRAGDAVLLSGIIYTARDAAHARLAELIAAHRPLPVDLRDQIIYYCGPTPARPGRPIGSAGPTTASRMDAYTPLLLETTGVRGMIGKGKRSAEVRAAMRQCHAVYFGAVEGTAALLGARVTQASVVAFSDLGPEAIHRLVVERFPLIVVNDVRGGDAYDEGRARYRRDRADQRR; encoded by the coding sequence GTGACGGACGACCGACCGATCGAGGTGACCACGCCGTTCGGCGCGGCGCAGGCCGACGCGCTCCGCGCGGGCGACGCGGTCCTCCTGTCCGGGATCATCTATACCGCGCGCGACGCCGCCCACGCGCGGCTCGCCGAGCTGATCGCGGCCCATCGACCGCTGCCGGTCGACCTGCGCGATCAGATCATCTACTATTGCGGCCCCACACCGGCCCGCCCCGGCCGGCCGATCGGGTCGGCCGGTCCGACCACGGCGTCCAGGATGGACGCGTACACCCCGTTGCTGCTCGAGACGACCGGAGTGCGGGGGATGATCGGCAAAGGGAAGCGGTCCGCCGAGGTGCGCGCCGCGATGAGGCAGTGCCACGCGGTCTACTTCGGCGCGGTGGAAGGCACCGCCGCGCTGCTCGGTGCGCGCGTCACGCAGGCGAGCGTCGTGGCGTTCTCCGACCTGGGCCCGGAGGCGATCCACCGCCTCGTCGTCGAGCGCTTTCCCCTGATCGTCGTCAACGATGTGCGGGGCGGCGACGCGTACGACGAGGGGCGCGCCCGCTATCGCCGGGACCGCGCGGATCAACGCAGATAG
- a CDS encoding fumarate hydratase, translating to MRTIAASDVTAAVRELCISVNHRMGEDMLAALRRALEIEESDVGRHVLERLLENARVAREQWYPICQDTGQAVIFVDLGQDVHVAGADLDAAIDEGVRQGYRDGYLRPSVVEQPIDRVNTGDNTPAIVYTRIVPGDRIALGLLAKGAGCDNMSRLAMLTPSDGRDGALRFVVRAISEAGPNPSPPLLVGVGMGGTFEQAALLSKRALLRAVGEPSPDPRLAAFEAELLGRINDLGIGPGGFGGRVTALAVHVESRATHIASLPVAVNLDCHSHRAGRAVL from the coding sequence ATGCGAACGATCGCGGCTAGCGACGTCACCGCCGCGGTCCGCGAACTCTGCATCTCCGTGAACCACCGGATGGGCGAGGACATGCTCGCCGCGCTCCGGCGCGCGCTCGAGATCGAGGAAAGCGACGTCGGCCGGCACGTGCTCGAACGGTTGCTGGAGAACGCGCGGGTCGCGCGCGAGCAATGGTACCCGATCTGCCAGGACACGGGGCAGGCCGTGATCTTCGTCGACCTCGGCCAGGACGTCCACGTTGCCGGGGCCGATCTCGACGCCGCGATCGACGAAGGCGTGCGCCAAGGATACCGCGACGGATATCTCCGGCCCTCGGTCGTCGAGCAGCCGATCGACCGCGTTAACACCGGGGACAACACCCCGGCGATCGTGTACACGCGCATCGTGCCGGGCGATCGGATCGCGCTGGGCCTTCTCGCCAAGGGCGCCGGGTGCGACAACATGAGCCGGCTTGCGATGTTGACGCCGTCGGACGGCCGCGACGGGGCGCTGCGGTTCGTGGTCCGGGCGATCTCCGAAGCCGGCCCGAACCCGAGCCCGCCCCTGCTCGTCGGCGTGGGCATGGGCGGCACGTTCGAACAGGCGGCGCTGCTCAGCAAACGCGCGCTGCTACGAGCGGTCGGGGAGCCGAGCCCCGATCCGCGGCTTGCGGCGTTTGAGGCCGAGCTCCTGGGGCGCATTAACGACCTCGGCATCGGCCCCGGGGGATTCGGCGGGCGCGTCACCGCGCTGGCCGTCCACGTCGAGAGCCGCGCCACCCATATCGCCAGCCTGCCGGTCGCCGTCAACCTGGACTGTCACTCGCATCGCGCCGGGCGCGCGGTGCTGTGA